TTCGTCGGTGTTCTACTTCGCCGTGGCGGCTTGGCTGCCGCAGTTGCGACGCGTCATGACCCCCGCCGTATCCGGCACGGTGCTGATGCTCATCGCGGTGACCCTGCTCCCGATCGCCTGGGATCGGCTGGTGGAAGTTCCTGACGGCGCGCCGGCATTCGGAGGACCGGGCGTCGCCGCCGTCACGTTGGTCGTCACCACGATCCTCGCCCTGCGTGCGCCTCGGCAATGGCGGATCTGGTCGCCGCTGGCGGGGATCGGGGCCGGCTGCGTCGCTGCGGTGCTGCTCGGCCTCTATGACTTCGGGCGCGTGGTCGACGCCCCCTGGTTTGGGCTTCCCGACGCCGGGTTTCCCGGACTGAACCTCACGCCGACGGCGGGGTTCTGGGCGCTGTTGCCGATGTTCCTGGTGGTAACCGTCGTCCAGTCGATCAAGGCCGTCGGCGACGGTGTGGTGGTGCAGCTAGTCGCCTGGCGCCGGCCGCGGGCGACTGACTTCCGTCTGATTCAGGGGACGATCTACGCGAGCGCGTTGGGCACGCTCATCGCAGGCCTGGCGGGCACGCCGCCCACGAGCGCGTTCTCGGCGTCGACGGTTTCGCTGATCAGCTTCACCGGGGTCGCCGCGCGCCGCGTCGCCTATGCCATGGGGATCATCCTCGTGGGACTGGCCGTCTTGCCCAAGCTGACGGGCCTGATGCTCACCATTCCCAACCCGGTGATGGGAGGGTTCCTGTTGACGGCCGTTGGCATGCTCTTCGTCGAAGGCGTGCGGACGGTCGCTCGCGGGGGGCTGGACGCACCAACGACCCTGGTGGTGAGCCTGGCGTTTGCGCTGGGCGTGGGATTCGAGCAGCACAACGTTCTTGAAGGCGTGGTCCCCAGCCCCTGGAGCTCGTTGCTTGGCAACGGCATCACCGTCGGCGCCGCAACCGCGATCGGCCTCACCCTCTTCCTCGAGGTCACCAAGCCCAAACGCCGGCGCTTCGAGGGTCGGCTCGACATGGCCGACCTGCCGCGACTCGACGCCTATCTGCAGGAGATTGCCGCGGCCATGCGGTGGAACGCCGCATCAACCGAGCGGCTGCGATCCGCCGGCGAGGAGACGCTTTCGAGCTTGATGCAGCCGGCTGACGGCCACGCCGAGGGCAAGCCGCCGCGCCTGGTCGTCACGGCAAGTCCCGAGGGTCCGGCGGTCGAACTCGAGTTCGTGGCCGCAGTCGACGAGGAAAACCTGGCCGATCGCCTGGCCTATCTCTCCGACCACGACGAGTCACCGGCTGAGTGGGATGTCTCATTTCGCCTGCTCCGCCACTACGCGTCCTCGGTCCGGCACCAGAAGTACCACGGCATCGACGTCGTCACCGTGCGGGTCGACGGATCGCCCTGACACCGGCTGACGCGATGGCTTCGGGCGGTCAGTCGCCGTCAAGCTCCGACAGAAAGCCACGCACCACCTCGGCGCAGGCTTGCGGTTGTTCCAGCTGCAGGAAGTGCGTCGTCTCAGGCAAAAAGTCGTAGTCGACCATGAGCACGTGGCTGAGATCGAAGGTCGGAAGATATGAATACGGCAAGGTTGGATCGGCGCCGACGACCTTGACGGGGCACTGCAGCGCATCGAAGTCCACCAACACGGCAAACGCGCTGGCGTAGTCGATGATTTGGGCCTCGAATTCGCGCGGGCATCGCAGCTCGAAACCCTCGCCGTCGGCGGACTTCCGCAGCGTGGCGCGCGCCACGAGATCGAACACGCCGGGGACGCTGCGGTAGTAGGTCGGAATGAAGCTCAGCAGATCCGCGAGCTGTTCCGTGCTTTGAAACCGCTCGGTGCGGCGACGGGCCGCGGCGGCCGTTCGCATGGCCGCGGCGTCAAAGTCTTCATAGCTTCGGCCGGGCTTGCAGAGCGGAGGGTCGAAGAGCACCAGCGCGTCGAATTCGCCGCCCGTGGTCGGCGACAGCAGGGTCGTAAGCGCCGAAAATGAATGGAATATGCCGACTTTCGGCTTGCTTCCGAAGTGTCGATCGATCGCTTGCATGATTCGGTCGTGATCGAGAACCAGCGTCGGCACGTTGTGGTCGGCCAGGGAAGTGACGGCGTTCCAGCCGTGATTTCGCAGGTCGTAGACGATCAGGTCGAAATCATCGGCCAGGAGCGACCAAAACGGGTAGTAGAGGTCGATTGCCAGACCGTTGCCGTGGCTCAGGACCAGCCGCGGGCCTGCCGGATTCCCGTGACGACGCAGCGTGACCACGGTGTCGTCGTCCACGCGCACTTCGTGAATGGAAAGCGGCTCCGGCACCTGCCACACGGTTTCGTCGGTCGTCATGAGTTCGCCGGCGTTTCCAGCGCGCTGCCGTTGCCGCGGCTGGGTCCGGGCGCGGCGCAAAGTTCGTGGGCGACGGCAGCGGCGAATTGGTCGTTGCTCAGATCATCCAGCCGCCACCGAACGCCCGGAATTTCGGGCGATTTCAACGTGGACCGGGTCGTGCCGCCGAGCATGGCCGACGGGATTTGAACGCGAGACGGATCCAGGGCCATGCCCTTCCCGTGGGCTTTGATCAGCGCTTCCTTCATCGTCCAGAGCTTGAAGAACAAGTGTGTCCGCGCATCGCCGCGCGTGCGGGCGAGTAGCGCTTGCTCCTGTTCGCCAAGCACGGTCTCCACCAGGAGATCGAGATTGCGGTGAGCGACGCGCTCCTCGATATCCACCCCCAGCCGGCCGGCCGGCGCGAACGCGATCAACCCATGGCCGCCGCTGTGGCTCACGTTGAAACTTTCGGGGACCGGCATCCCCTCCACCGTGGCAAACGGCTTGCCGTGCCGGGACTCCTCAAACGCCAACTGCCCGTTCTCGCACTCGAGCCGGCGACAGAGAATGGCGCGCAGGGCCGCGCGGCACAAGCCAAACCGGCGCCGGGGACCGGCGAACTGAAAACGTCGCCAGCGGGATTGCTCGGACTCATCCAGCCACCCCAACGCCTCGGCCTCTCGGGCCGCGTTCGGCGTCAGGTCGACGTGGATGACCGTCGCGTCGCCCACCAGCTTGAACGGGCGCCACCAGTCCCCGACACGCGAAGCACTCATGGTCTAGCCTGGCGGTTCGCGTCGGCTCCCCATGCGCAACAGCATGGCCCCCTCGCGGGAGCGTGACGCTAGGCGGCTTGGGCGTCGATGTACGCGGCCAGGTCCTTCAGGGTGCTGAAGCCCGCGCAGTCGTCGGGCGTGAGCGGGACGTCGAACTCGGCGACGATGACCTTGGCGAACGCCACGAAGTCCATGGAAGGAACCCCGGCATCGGAAAGGTTGGCGTTCAAGTCGTCCGGAACGGACACGGGCTGCCCGTCCACTTCGAGGTTCTCTGCAACGAGCTTCTGGATGCGTTCTGCCGTCGACGCCATGGATCAATCCTGTCCTGGAAACACCAGTTGGGCAAAGAGGCTGCCAGTGTAGTGAGCGGACGGAAGGCAATCAATGTGGCGGGAAGTGGGCGAGTTGGAGGCCGTCATTCCGGCGGAGAGATCGTCGAAGGGCCCCAAGCGGATTGCGGTCAAGCCTCGAACTGTAGGCTGGCTCCTCCACGTTCCAGTACGCGCCGGTCGGCCCGCGTCCTTCGAGTGTCATTCCACAGTCCCCACCATGTCTCTTCGAGCGAAGCGAGAATTCTAGGTGGGACGCGAGAAGGCGCGGCGTCCTTAGATTCCTCGCTGCGTTCGAATGACATTTCCGTCAAACCGGCGAAGGGCTTGCCCCGTGCGCGAGGTGGGGCCGAAATCTAGGCCCAGTGATGCCGGCGCTGGAAGGGATAGCTTGGCAGTGCAACCCGGCGCCGCGTCTCGCCCACGAACAGCGCTGGAAGGTCAATCCCGAGGCCGGCCTCGTACGCGCCGGCGACCGCCGCCACGAATCCGAATTCGGATTCCGAGCTCGGGCCATCGTCGGCCGGCTGCCGCAGGCTGCTGATCACGACCGGCGCTGCAACGGCTTCGGCGCCGGGCGCCGCATTCGGCCAGGCGGGAGCGACCTGCGGTCCCAGCGCCGCATGGGGCCCGATCTCGACGACTACGTCCACGCTCAGGGTTGCCAACGTCTCGACGCAACGGCCGAAGGCCGCCGGCTCGCGCGCCTGGCGATGCCAGTAGGCCGCATCGAGCGCGTCGTCCGATGCGAGCACACGGCCGGTTACGCCGCTGACCAGGGTCGACGACGGACTCGCAACCGCAACATCCTCGAGCGCGGCCTCCAGGCTGCCTTCGAGAGCCAATCCGGGTCCCGGCAGCGCCGACATGAGCGCGCCGCGCGCCACGGCAAAGCGCAGGCCGTCTTCCAGGCTCAACACTCCCGCCGCCTGGGCCGCCGCGATCTCTCCGAGCCCATGTCCCACCACCACGCCGGGCCGAATGCCCAGGCTCGCCCAAAGCGCCGTCAGCGCGCACTCCAGGGCATAGATGCCTGGATGCGCCCAGGCGGTGTCGTTCAAGTCGCCCGCGGCATCGCCCCGACCGAACATCACGTCGAGCAGCGACGCGCCGCGCACGTCACGGACGACCGCGTCACAGCGCTCCAGCACCGCCCGCGCCACCGGCTCGGTCTCGTACAGCGTCTGACCCATCCCGGGCCACTGGCTGCCCTGGCCGGTGTAGGCAAAGGCCACCCGCCGCGGCGTCTCCGGCTGCGGTTCGAACGGCGATTGGGCGATGGTCCGCAACCGCTCGCCCAGCGAAGCGGCGTCGTGGAACACCACGCCCGCGCGATGGTCAAGGTGACTGCGCCCCACGCTCGCCGTCCAGGCCATGTCCGCGAGGTCGGGACCGCCGACGGCGCCGTTGCTTGCGGCCGGCCCGCCTTGCTCGCCGAGCCATGCCGCGTAGCGTTCGGCCAGGTCTCGCAGCGCCTGGTCGGACTTGGCGGAAAGCGGCAGCAACCGCGTCCGGCGCTCGCCGATTCCGTCTGTCGCTGCCGGCAGGTCAGCCAGCGACTCGGGCAGCGACACCGGCACGGGCTGCCGGGCCCCGGTCGGGACGCCAACGTTGTCGGATGTAGCAGACGGGCCCTGCGGCGAGTCGTAGCCCGCCACGACGACGTTGGCGTTGGCGCCCGACATGCCAAACGCGCTGACAGATGCCAGGGGCGGCCGATCGGGAGTCTGCGGCCAGGGGATGTCGCTTGACGCCACGCGGACCGGCAGCCGGTCCCAGTCGATTTGCGTGCTTGGGGTGTTGAAATGCAGCTGCCCGGGAATAACCCCCTGGTGCATCGCCAGCACAGTCTTGATCAAGCTGGCAATGCCCGCCGCCCATTCCGTATGGCCGATGTTGGCCTTGACGGAGCCGAGCACCAGTGGGCGGTCCGCGTCGCGGCCCTGGCCGTAGACGGCCGCCGCCGCATGGACCTCGATCGGGTCGCCCAAGGCCGAGCCGGCGCCGTGCGTCTCCAAGTAGTCCACGTCCGCAGGCGCAACGCCGGCCCGCGAGAGGGCATCTTGAAGCAGCCTCTCCTGGGCCGGACCGTTTGGCACGGTGAGGCCCGCGCTTGCCCCGTTTTGATTGACCGCCGCGCCGCGAACGACGCCCCAAATTCGGTCGCCGTCCGCTTCGGCATCCCGCAAGCGCTTCAGCACCACCATGCCGCACCCGTCACTGCGCACGAAGCCGTCCGCGTCCGCATCGAAGGTCCGAGAGCGCCCGCTCGGCGACAACATTCCGAGATCGTTCAGGAACCGCGTGATTCCGCGGGACAGCGGGATACTCACGCCGCCGACCAGCGCCATATTCACCTCGCCGCGCTGGAGACCGGCCACTGCCTGGTGCACCGCAACTAGCGACGACGCGCAGACCGCGTCCAGTGGAATCGCCGGCCCTTCCAGCCCAAACACGAAGGCCAAACGTCCAACGGCCATGCTGCCGGCGGTACCGACAAAGCTGTCGGGCTGGCCGCTGGCCGCGATCACGTCGCGGTATTCGTTGCCGCCAAGCCCTACGTAAACGCCGGTGCTGCTGCCACGGAGTCGGTCCGGATCGATGCCCGCATCCTCGAGCGCGTGCCAGGTCGTCTCCAGCAGCAGCCGCTGGCGCGGGTCCATGCCGCGCGCCTCGATCGGCGAGATGCGGAAGAAGCGCGAGTCGAATTGCTCGATGCCTTGGATAAACGCGCCGCGGCGAAACACGGGGTCTTCGGCCGCCGGGTCTCCAAACAGCCCCGTCCAGGAACCGGCCATGTCGCGCGCCTCCGTCACGGGGTCCACGCCCGCTTCGAGCTGCCGCCAGAAGTCCAGCGGGTCGTCCGCGCCGGGGAAGCGGCATGCGATGCCGACGATCGCGATGCCGTCATCCTCTTGCGGGAACTGGGAAGCGGGCGCGGGCGCCTCCGGCTCCGGCGCCGGCGCGACGCCGCCGACCTGGCCGAGCTCGTCGACCAGATGGCGCGCGAGGCTGGCGACGTCCGGATAGTCGAACACCAGCG
This sequence is a window from Chloroflexota bacterium. Protein-coding genes within it:
- a CDS encoding acyl carrier protein; this encodes MASTAERIQKLVAENLEVDGQPVSVPDDLNANLSDAGVPSMDFVAFAKVIVAEFDVPLTPDDCAGFSTLKDLAAYIDAQAA
- a CDS encoding alpha/beta hydrolase, which codes for MTTDETVWQVPEPLSIHEVRVDDDTVVTLRRHGNPAGPRLVLSHGNGLAIDLYYPFWSLLADDFDLIVYDLRNHGWNAVTSLADHNVPTLVLDHDRIMQAIDRHFGSKPKVGIFHSFSALTTLLSPTTGGEFDALVLFDPPLCKPGRSYEDFDAAAMRTAAAARRRTERFQSTEQLADLLSFIPTYYRSVPGVFDLVARATLRKSADGEGFELRCPREFEAQIIDYASAFAVLVDFDALQCPVKVVGADPTLPYSYLPTFDLSHVLMVDYDFLPETTHFLQLEQPQACAEVVRGFLSELDGD
- a CDS encoding 4'-phosphopantetheinyl transferase superfamily protein, whose amino-acid sequence is MSASRVGDWWRPFKLVGDATVIHVDLTPNAAREAEALGWLDESEQSRWRRFQFAGPRRRFGLCRAALRAILCRRLECENGQLAFEESRHGKPFATVEGMPVPESFNVSHSGGHGLIAFAPAGRLGVDIEERVAHRNLDLLVETVLGEQEQALLARTRGDARTHLFFKLWTMKEALIKAHGKGMALDPSRVQIPSAMLGGTTRSTLKSPEIPGVRWRLDDLSNDQFAAAVAHELCAAPGPSRGNGSALETPANS